A part of Legionella sainthelensi genomic DNA contains:
- a CDS encoding MerR family transcriptional regulator, with protein sequence MNDKTISEFARSCGVGVETIRYYQRQGILNTPSLAKEFHSGKVRRYGEHDIRRLQFILSAKKAGFTLKEIKELLELDAMNDRERVRCIAQNRITKLDAQIAELTKARESLYRLINECKKTDSALCPILVAFEEK encoded by the coding sequence ATGAATGATAAAACAATTAGTGAATTTGCTAGATCATGCGGGGTTGGTGTAGAAACGATACGTTATTACCAACGACAAGGAATTCTTAATACCCCATCGCTTGCAAAAGAGTTTCACTCCGGAAAAGTCAGACGTTATGGTGAGCATGATATCCGACGTTTACAGTTTATTCTTTCAGCAAAAAAAGCCGGGTTTACTCTAAAGGAAATAAAAGAATTATTAGAGCTCGATGCAATGAATGATCGTGAGCGAGTGAGATGCATCGCTCAAAACCGCATTACAAAACTGGATGCCCAAATTGCTGAACTCACAAAAGCTCGAGAGTCTCTTTACCGTTTAATTAACGAGTGTAAAAAAACTGATTCGGCTCTATGTCCCATTCTAGTTGCATTTGAAGAAAAATAG
- a CDS encoding helix-turn-helix transcriptional regulator, whose translation MNAVSTMKSYTSYLFNCYQDIFINTPIDFWGYLYFDFQGRYLQLISENSIITDILSKELFIEQNLCKKNYQHDCFYVCNVDSDNIIASGIKDCLLNRDYTYFVDIIRQDTHRVEMVTFASSHSPNDTNNFIFNNIDFLNMIAANLSNRVRRLHTKDNYLILPKECIIRMNEQICKGSETKKDNLKDLILKSSHQNMVELIKDEVFDYNQLPFTFLAAKDLTHREKEMIYLYFNDFSLQRIASILEISKRTVERHFESIKKKLNCDTLGQVIPTLIKYDHALKKIISK comes from the coding sequence ATGAATGCTGTATCCACAATGAAATCCTATACCAGTTATTTATTTAATTGTTATCAGGATATTTTCATAAATACCCCAATAGACTTTTGGGGTTACTTATATTTCGATTTTCAAGGACGTTATTTACAACTGATTTCGGAAAACTCAATTATAACGGATATTTTGTCAAAAGAATTATTCATTGAGCAGAATTTGTGCAAAAAAAATTACCAACATGATTGTTTTTATGTATGCAATGTTGATAGTGATAATATCATTGCCTCAGGAATAAAAGACTGTCTACTTAATCGTGATTATACCTATTTTGTTGATATTATTCGTCAAGACACACATCGAGTGGAAATGGTAACTTTCGCCTCATCCCACAGTCCTAATGACACAAATAATTTTATTTTTAATAATATTGATTTCTTAAATATGATTGCTGCCAATCTGTCGAATAGAGTTAGAAGGTTACACACAAAAGATAATTATTTAATTCTTCCAAAAGAATGCATTATTCGGATGAATGAACAAATTTGTAAGGGCTCTGAAACAAAGAAGGACAATCTAAAAGATCTGATTTTAAAATCCTCTCATCAGAATATGGTTGAACTTATCAAAGATGAAGTTTTCGATTATAACCAGCTGCCGTTTACTTTTTTAGCAGCTAAAGATTTGACTCATAGAGAAAAAGAAATGATATATTTGTATTTCAATGATTTTAGTCTACAGCGTATTGCTTCCATTTTGGAAATATCCAAACGTACCGTAGAAAGGCATTTCGAAAGCATAAAAAAGAAGCTAAATTGTGACACGTTAGGTCAAGTAATTCCAACTTTAATTAAATACGACCATGCGTTAAAAAAAATAATAAGTAAATAG
- a CDS encoding recombinase family protein: MANKVRITIFSMLAELERDFISERTKKGVRARAAKGIKLGKPKGVIQDSMYDQDREKIFHLYQLGVPIQKIIATYLGYGKYLSLKALINKLKEAL, translated from the coding sequence GTGGCAAACAAAGTACGCATTACTATTTTTTCAATGCTTGCTGAATTAGAACGAGATTTTATTTCTGAGCGAACAAAAAAGGGGGTGCGTGCACGCGCCGCCAAAGGCATCAAGCTTGGTAAACCCAAAGGGGTAATACAAGATTCAATGTATGATCAAGACAGAGAAAAAATTTTTCATCTTTATCAGTTAGGCGTACCCATCCAAAAAATTATTGCAACATATTTAGGTTATGGAAAATATCTATCACTTAAAGCGTTAATTAACAAATTAAAGGAGGCATTATGA
- a CDS encoding VIT family protein, with amino-acid sequence MQHKEYHRIERIGWLRAAVLGANDGIISTASLLIGVAAAHTPYSGIFVAGIAGLIAGAMSMAAGEYISVSSQADTEKSALRREKAELAESLPNEVEELTAIYINRGLERDFAKEVVKQLMAKDALGTHARDELGITEVTSARPLQAALFSACSFTLGSLLPLLMIFIVPRIYLVPSVSIMAVLFLALLGAVAAKVGGARIVSGALRVVIWGTIAMLVSAGIGSLLGITVQN; translated from the coding sequence ATGCAACATAAAGAATATCATCGAATTGAGCGAATTGGCTGGTTACGAGCTGCCGTATTGGGTGCAAATGACGGTATTATCTCTACTGCGAGCTTATTGATTGGTGTTGCTGCTGCTCATACACCTTATAGTGGAATATTTGTAGCTGGGATTGCAGGATTAATTGCTGGCGCCATGTCTATGGCTGCAGGTGAATATATATCAGTAAGCTCTCAAGCGGATACAGAAAAATCTGCCTTACGACGTGAAAAGGCAGAACTTGCAGAGAGTTTACCCAATGAAGTTGAAGAGTTAACCGCTATTTATATTAATCGTGGATTGGAGCGTGATTTTGCTAAAGAAGTTGTAAAACAATTGATGGCTAAAGATGCATTAGGAACTCATGCTCGCGATGAGCTTGGTATTACTGAAGTAACTAGTGCTCGTCCACTTCAGGCAGCGCTTTTTTCAGCCTGTAGTTTTACACTTGGCTCATTATTACCACTATTAATGATTTTTATTGTTCCTAGAATCTACCTTGTTCCATCAGTATCAATAATGGCTGTTCTATTTTTGGCATTACTCGGAGCAGTCGCAGCAAAGGTTGGCGGAGCTCGAATAGTATCAGGAGCATTGCGTGTTGTGATATGGGGAACAATAGCAATGCTTGTAAGTGCAGGTATTGGCTCACTCTTAGGTATAACTGTGCAAAATTAA
- a CDS encoding cupin domain-containing protein, translated as MAKKNENWKLALVTGKDAQVVFMNITPKTNPNNEIGIETHQFDQVIFVVEGQAKSVLNGKKSTVTAGDMIFIPQGIPHNFINLNVKKPFKIISVYSATDIPENAAYKQKSDTPQE; from the coding sequence ATGGCAAAAAAGAATGAAAACTGGAAGTTAGCACTGGTGACAGGTAAAGATGCGCAGGTTGTTTTCATGAATATCACTCCTAAGACCAACCCCAACAATGAGATAGGGATCGAAACACATCAATTTGATCAAGTTATCTTTGTTGTTGAAGGTCAGGCTAAATCTGTCCTCAATGGCAAAAAATCAACTGTTACAGCAGGTGATATGATTTTTATCCCTCAAGGGATTCCTCATAATTTTATTAATCTCAATGTAAAGAAACCATTCAAAATAATTAGTGTTTATTCGGCTACAGATATCCCTGAAAATGCGGCATATAAACAGAAATCTGATACACCACAAGAGTGA
- a CDS encoding cytochrome b, translating to MENNKNWHYDTITRLLHWVIAFLLIGLISIGWYMMSIEDQPYSGWYFNLHKSFGLIAAMLIFFRLIWRFTHKPAPLPSSVPHWQAILSRAIHLLLYLCMLIMPITGFIGASYSKHGVIFFGVELPSWVNKSHAISEQFFEVHEVVAWTLVVLIALHILAAMKHLVINKDKVFQRMWL from the coding sequence ATGGAGAACAATAAAAATTGGCATTATGACACTATCACTAGATTGCTTCATTGGGTGATAGCGTTCCTTTTGATAGGATTAATTAGTATAGGTTGGTATATGATGTCCATTGAAGATCAGCCTTATAGTGGTTGGTATTTTAACCTTCATAAATCATTTGGCCTTATCGCTGCCATGCTGATTTTTTTTAGATTGATATGGCGGTTTACTCATAAACCCGCTCCGCTTCCATCGAGTGTTCCACATTGGCAAGCAATATTATCAAGAGCAATTCATTTGTTGCTTTATTTATGCATGCTCATAATGCCAATTACTGGCTTTATCGGGGCTTCATATAGCAAGCATGGTGTTATTTTTTTTGGAGTAGAATTACCAAGTTGGGTTAATAAAAGTCATGCTATATCAGAACAGTTTTTCGAAGTGCATGAGGTAGTTGCATGGACTTTAGTTGTATTAATCGCACTTCATATTCTTGCTGCAATGAAACATCTTGTTATTAACAAAGACAAAGTTTTTCAGCGTATGTGGTTATAA
- a CDS encoding NAD-dependent epimerase/dehydratase family protein: MIYTSSAEVYGDPLIIPTHEKHPIHLTMDDRDSYAASKAIGDFYIRLFSKQNNLSYLILRVFNLYGERMIGTKYGQVIPEFIHRILYEDKFTIIGNGSNTRSFCYIKDATWAIRELVEKKYQA, encoded by the coding sequence ATTATCTATACATCCAGCGCTGAGGTATATGGCGATCCATTAATCATTCCAACTCATGAAAAACATCCAATTCATCTCACAATGGATGATCGCGATTCTTATGCGGCTTCCAAAGCTATAGGAGATTTTTATATACGCTTATTTTCAAAACAGAATAACCTCTCCTATTTAATACTTCGAGTATTTAATTTGTATGGTGAACGAATGATCGGAACTAAATATGGACAGGTTATCCCTGAATTCATTCATCGTATATTGTATGAAGACAAATTCACAATCATTGGTAATGGCAGCAACACACGTAGTTTTTGTTATATTAAAGATGCAACATGGGCAATAAGAGAATTAGTGGAAAAAAAATATCAGGCGTAG
- a CDS encoding DnaJ domain-containing protein — protein MPTLKLPERFQSAPFNGNYYKILGLNNNPSPTREQITTAYHLTAIQYHPDKISTSSVKPPLSIEEANECFKAIGAIKSILLSQCAEVIYTSVTSVGKASSVKEEIRSADDLSPGEQLKAVMLAYVRSARFCDYAPGTGPGVGGYWSYIVGGKNGIEQGTSKYSGKYAIATVSYQVELDDTWEQPLTVLNKSTKPFTKIQDPRVISEVLTMLADSIPKKLRDHCAKIYGSHVREVPVLAAKETPVMVTSKPYVIIDPQGNNYADGIRQNKDHSFTIFGRNCNGQPREITLFQDGQVLGFNRNPNLGVVGNQFFENRKELFQHFGLDISEAIPSLSSLKPLSF, from the coding sequence ATGCCAACACTTAAACTACCCGAACGCTTTCAATCCGCTCCGTTTAATGGCAATTATTATAAGATATTAGGACTTAACAATAATCCTTCGCCCACGAGAGAACAAATAACTACTGCTTATCACTTAACAGCCATTCAGTATCATCCTGATAAAATATCAACATCCTCTGTGAAACCACCATTAAGTATCGAAGAAGCTAACGAATGCTTTAAAGCGATCGGTGCAATTAAATCCATTCTATTATCTCAATGCGCAGAGGTTATCTATACTTCAGTAACATCTGTTGGTAAAGCATCAAGTGTAAAAGAAGAAATACGCTCCGCTGACGACTTGTCTCCTGGAGAACAATTAAAAGCGGTTATGCTTGCCTATGTGCGCTCTGCAAGGTTTTGTGACTATGCTCCAGGTACAGGTCCTGGTGTAGGTGGATATTGGTCTTACATCGTGGGGGGGAAGAATGGTATTGAACAAGGGACATCTAAGTACAGCGGCAAATATGCTATTGCTACTGTATCTTACCAAGTCGAGCTTGATGACACATGGGAGCAGCCTCTAACTGTTTTGAATAAAAGCACGAAACCGTTTACAAAAATCCAGGATCCTCGTGTAATAAGCGAAGTGTTAACGATGTTGGCTGATTCAATTCCTAAAAAGCTCCGGGATCATTGTGCAAAAATTTATGGAAGTCATGTGCGTGAAGTGCCTGTTTTAGCAGCAAAAGAAACTCCTGTGATGGTGACCTCTAAGCCCTATGTTATTATAGATCCTCAAGGGAATAATTATGCTGATGGGATTCGTCAAAATAAAGATCATTCATTTACAATTTTTGGTAGAAATTGCAATGGTCAACCGAGAGAAATCACTCTCTTCCAAGATGGCCAAGTTTTAGGTTTTAATCGAAATCCAAATCTTGGAGTCGTAGGAAATCAATTTTTTGAAAACAGAAAGGAACTATTTCAGCATTTCGGTCTAGATATATCTGAAGCAATACCTAGCCTAAGTAGCCTAAAACCCCTGAGCTTTTAA